One genomic segment of Vulpes vulpes isolate BD-2025 chromosome 2, VulVul3, whole genome shotgun sequence includes these proteins:
- the LOC112929632 gene encoding metallothionein-4 isoform X2, producing MDPGECTCMSGGICICGDNCKCTTCNCKTCRKSCCPCCPPGCAKCAQGCICKGGSDKCSCCA from the exons ATGGACCCCGGGGAATGCACCTGCATGTCTG GAGGAATCTGTATCTGTGGAGACAATTGCAAATGTACAACCTGCAACTGTAAAACATGTCGAAAAA GCTGCTGTCCTTGCTGCCCCCCGGGCTGTGCCAAGTGTGCCCAGGGCTGCATCTGCAAAGGAGGCTCGGACAAGTGCAGCTGCTGTGCCTGA
- the LOC112929632 gene encoding uncharacterized protein isoform X1, whose product MKSCDSTGASWTPGPWTPGNAPACLEESVSVETIANVQPATVKHVEKAAVLAAPRAVPSVPRAASAKEARTSAAAVPEPHPWCWGWRGGSCGCHGPRNVCTVH is encoded by the exons CTGTGACAGCACTGGAGCTTCTTGGACACCTGGACCATGGACCCCGGGGAATGCACCTGCATGTCTG GAGGAATCTGTATCTGTGGAGACAATTGCAAATGTACAACCTGCAACTGTAAAACATGTCGAAAAA GCTGCTGTCCTTGCTGCCCCCCGGGCTGTGCCAAGTGTGCCCAGGGCTGCATCTGCAAAGGAGGCTCGGACAAGTGCAGCTGCTGTGCCTGAACCGCATCCGTGGTGCTGGGGCTGGCGGGGCGGGAGTTGTGGATGCCACGGCCCCAGAAATGTCTGTACAGTGCATTAG